The genomic DNA GCGACAACAGCGGTCGAGGACATGGACATCGCGAGCCCGATGGTGAGTGACACGGGGAGGGAGAGTCCGACGAGCAGAGAGACGACGGCGATGACGGCTGCGGAGAGGAGTGTCGAGGCCGCGCCGACGATCGTGACCGGCACGAGACCCTTGTTGCGTGAGGAGAGCTCCATGTGCAGCCCGATGCTGAACATGAGGAGGATCGTGGCGAGATGTGAGATTGACTCAACGGATTCGCTGTCGGAAACCCAACCGAGGGCGTTCGGGCCGATGATCGCGCCGGCGAGCACATACCCGGGGATCGTCGCCTGGCGCAGGCGCGTCATGAGCAACGCGAGGAGGCCGGACGCGGTGAGGATGACGACGAACCCGAAGAGCACGTTTGGCGTGTCCGGCGATGCCGAGGCGAGTGGCCAGACAAGACCTTTCATGTTTCGCGCGGCCTCACGGGAGCGTGGGTGGGGCGTTCGGCGCGGCGGGAGCGTTCGACGAGCACGGAGAGGAGTGTGATATCGGCGGGAGTGACGCCTTCGAGGCGTGCGGCCTGTCCGAAGGTGGCCGGGCGGAAGCGGTCCAGCGCGTGGCGGGCCTCGTTGCGGAGTGCGACGCAGGACGTGAAATCAAAGCCGAGAGGGATGCGTCGCGATTCGAGTTCGGCGTGACGCCGGATCTCGGCTCGCTGGCGGTTCAGCAGGGGGGCGTAGCGGCGGTCGGCAAGAACCGAGCGGAGCACGGGTATGGAAAGATCGGACGCGGCCGAACCGTGTGCGCCGGCGAGGTGTGACTGGAGTTCTTCAACAGAGAGATCCGATGAGCGGATGACATGGTCGAGCGACTGACCATTCAAGCGAGTGGCGTCGATCAGGGCTTGGGCTTGTGCGAGCCGATCGCAACGGCGGCGGAAGACCCGCTGGCGATGATGGCCGATGCTGCTCGAGGAGAGGAGTCCGAGATCGATCGCGATGGGCGTGAGACGATCGGCGGTGTTGTCGGCGCGGAGCAGGAGGCGGTGCTCGGCGCGGCTTGTGAACATGCGATAGGGCTCGACGGGGGTCTTGGTGACCAGATCATCCATCATGACACCGATGTACGCCTGGTCGCGTCCGAGCATGAACTCAGGTTCGCTGCGGACGAGGCGGGCGGCGTTGGTTCCGGCAATGAGGCCCTGGCCGGCGGCCTCTTCGTAGCCGCTGGTTCCGTTGATCTGCCCTGCGAGGAAGAGCCCGCGTACGGGTTTGGTCATACCGGTCGCGTAGATCTGATGGGGGCGGACCATGTCGTACTCGACGGCGTAGCCGTAGCGGAGAATCTCGGCGTTCTCGCAGCCGGGCATGGCGCGGACAATTGCATCCTGCACATCGGCGGGGAGACTCGTGGAGATGCCGTTGCAGTAGATCCAGTCGTCTTCGAGCGATTCGGGCTCAAGAAAGACGCCGTGCGTGTCGCGTTCGGCGAATCGAACAACCTTGTCTTCGATCGAGGGGCAGTAGCGGGGTCCTACGGATTCGATCTGTCCGGAGAACATCGGAGCGCGGTGGAGGTTGGCGCGGATGAGTTCGTGGGCGGCGGCGTTGGTGGAGGTCTGGCGGCACTCGACCTGTGGGAGAAGGGGGAAGCGATCGAGGGCGAGGTCCCCCACTGTCCAGCCGGGAGCGGTGGTGTCGGCGGTGAGATCGCTGAAGGGTGTGGGCGGGGTGTCGCCATGCTGGGGCGGGAGGTCGTCCCAGCGGATGGAGCCCTTGCGGAGGCGGGGCGGTGTGCCGGTCTTCAGGCGTCCGAGTTCGAAGCCGAGTCGGCGGAGGGATGCGGCGATGCCGACCGCTGCGTGCTCGCCGTAGCGCCCGCCCTCGGCCTTGTGCTCGCCGCAGTGCATGAGGGCGCGCATGAAGGTGCCGGTGGTGAGAACGATCGCGTCGGCTGCGAGGGATTGGTGGCCCGTGGACGTTTGGATCTCCACGCCACGGACGAGGTCGCTGTCCGTCTGGATGTGCTCAACGGTCGCGGCGATGACCCGGATCTCGGGACGGGAGGCGATAAGGGCTTGGACAGCGCGGGCGTAGGCGTGCTTGTCGCACTGGGCGCGCGGGCCGTGGACGGCTTCACCCTTGGAGGTGTTGAGGACCTTGAACTGGATGCCGGTGGCGTCGGTGGCGAGGCCCATGAGGCCGCCCAGGGCGTCGATCTCTCGAACGATCTGGCCCTTGGCGAGCCCGCCGATGGCGGGGTTGCAGGACATGACGCCGATCTTGGTTGGGTCGGCAGTGACCAGTGCGACTGTGGGCGGCTCACCGGGACGGACCGGGAGCAGGTTGGCAGCAGCCCACGCGGCTTCGACGCCGGCGTGGCCCCCACCGATGACAATGACGGAGTGCCGTCCCACCATGCAGGATGCTATGGAGCATCGTTACTCTGCAGTGATCCACGTTGGGTGCGCCCAGACCACTTCACCATGGCGATTCACATAGCCGTTCGCTCCGACGAACGTCACTTCGCACAAGCCGTTTTTGAAGCCGTATGCCCAGTCCCATTTCGGTTCGATGACCCAGTTCCCGGCGGCATCGATGCAACCCCACTTGCCGCCGACGGCTCTGACGGGCGCCACACCCTCTGAGAACTGGCCGGCCTCTGCGAACACGGGTTGAATGACGAATTGTCCTGTGTGATCCACATAGCCGACGCCACCTCCTTCCCATTTGAGACCGAGGCCGCCGGGTTCGACTGACGGATTGTATGGATCGAGGCATGTCGCGACCTTTCGACCAGAGGTGTCGATCCACCAATAGGTCCAGTCGCTTGCCGATTCTGCATCGAGGATCGAGAGAAATCTGCCCTTGAGCGAGATCTTTCCGACGAGAGCCCACCGTCGGTGTTGAAGCTCCTCGCGCTCTCGAACTGCGGCTCGATCGCCCACGAGCCGTCCGGGCGGATATAGCCGTGCAACCCGCCTGCGTTGCGGACGGGGGCGAGGCCGTGCGAGAAGTGCTGCGCCAATGTATACGAGGGCTGGATCACCCACTCGCCCTTCGTGTCGATGTAGCCATACAGGCCGTCTCGCGAGGCCCACGCGAGCCCCTCTGAGAAGGGGCTCGCGTGCTCAAATCGGGGTGTGATCCGCATCGACCCGGTTCGATCGATGTAGCCAGTGAGACCATTCACGTTGACCTGGAAGAGGTCGTCAGGCGACAGATCGCCGGGCGGTACCAAGTCCGACGCTCGCCAGTACACCGGCACCATCGGGAGTCGCTCGCTCCGACATTCGCGTACGAGAATGGAGCTCGCCGCTGCCGACACAAGAGCAAGGCCCAAGAATGCCTTTCGATGGACGCGTGACATCGGGCCTGCTCCTCCTCAATGTGCGTTGGGATGAACGAAGCCCTTGAAGATCGTGAGCCAGAGGATGCGGAGGTCGAGGCCGAGCGACCAGTGCTTGACGTAGTAGAGGTCGTACTGAAGGCGCTTGCGGAGACTGGAGTCGCCTCGGAGGCCGTTGACCTGCGCCCATCCGGTCATGCCGGCCTTGACGTGCTGGCGGATCATGTACCCGCGCCAGCTCTCGCGGAACTGCTCGGCCAGTTCGGGGCGCTCGGGGCGTGGGCCGACGAGGGACATCTCGCCTCGGAGTACGTTGAAGAGCTGCGGAAGTTCGTCGAGTGAGGTGCGTCGGAGCCAACGGCCGATCGGAGTGACGCGCGGATCGCCACGCTTTGTCCATGCGAGCGAGCCCTCGCCCTCGTCCTCGACGTGGTACATGGTGCGGAACTTGTAGATGCTGAAGGTCTCGCCCCCGAGGCCGACGCGACGCTGTCTGAAGATCACCGGTCCGGGCGAGCCGAGTCGCACGCAGATCGCGATGATGGCCATGAGTGGGCCGAAGACGATGAGGGCGCCGATCGCGCCGAGGAAGTCGATGACGCGTTTCTGCATGCCGCCGAGGCCATAGAGCGGGCTCTCGCGGTAGCTGAGGATGGGCATGCCGTCGAGTTCGGCGACGGCCATGCTCTGGGGCAGG from Phycisphaeraceae bacterium includes the following:
- the mnmG gene encoding tRNA uridine-5-carboxymethylaminomethyl(34) synthesis enzyme MnmG; translated protein: MVGRHSVIVIGGGHAGVEAAWAAANLLPVRPGEPPTVALVTADPTKIGVMSCNPAIGGLAKGQIVREIDALGGLMGLATDATGIQFKVLNTSKGEAVHGPRAQCDKHAYARAVQALIASRPEIRVIAATVEHIQTDSDLVRGVEIQTSTGHQSLAADAIVLTTGTFMRALMHCGEHKAEGGRYGEHAAVGIAASLRRLGFELGRLKTGTPPRLRKGSIRWDDLPPQHGDTPPTPFSDLTADTTAPGWTVGDLALDRFPLLPQVECRQTSTNAAAHELIRANLHRAPMFSGQIESVGPRYCPSIEDKVVRFAERDTHGVFLEPESLEDDWIYCNGISTSLPADVQDAIVRAMPGCENAEILRYGYAVEYDMVRPHQIYATGMTKPVRGLFLAGQINGTSGYEEAAGQGLIAGTNAARLVRSEPEFMLGRDQAYIGVMMDDLVTKTPVEPYRMFTSRAEHRLLLRADNTADRLTPIAIDLGLLSSSSIGHHRQRVFRRRCDRLAQAQALIDATRLNGQSLDHVIRSSDLSVEELQSHLAGAHGSAASDLSIPVLRSVLADRRYAPLLNRQRAEIRRHAELESRRIPLGFDFTSCVALRNEARHALDRFRPATFGQAARLEGVTPADITLLSVLVERSRRAERPTHAPVRPRET
- a CDS encoding WG repeat-containing protein; the protein is MSRVHRKAFLGLALVSAAASSILVRECRSERLPMVPVYWRASDLVPPGDLSPDDLFQVNVNGLTGYIDRTGSMRITPRFEHASPFSEGLAWASRDGLYGYIDTKGEWVIQPSYTLAQHFSHGLAPVRNAGGLHGYIRPDGSWAIEPQFESARSFNTDGGLSSERSRSRADFSRSSMQNRQATGPIGGSTPLVERSRHASIHTIRQSNPAASVSNGKEVASAMWITQDNSSFNPCSQRPASSQRVWRPSEPSAASGVASMPPGTGSSNRNGTGHTASKTACAK